The DNA window ACGCGACGATGAACCCGGCCTGCGGGCCAAATGCCTGCCGCGCATAGGCATAGGGACCGCCGACGCTTGGCAATATCCGCGCAAGCCGCGCAAACAGCAGCGCGATGCAGATCGCGACACCGGCCATCAGGACCCATCCTATGAGCGCGACATAGCCATAGGGCGCGAGTGCGGCCGGCGAGAGAAAGAAACCACTTCCGATAATATTGCCGACGACCAGCGCGCTGCAGGTGACTACACCCAGCGACCGGGCGTGGCTGCTCGCGATCGGAGCCGTCATGCCGGCCCGAGCGCGCGGAAGAATGAAGAGCGGTTTCGAAGCGGTATCATGATGTCAACGCTCTCAAATCCAGTACCATTGGGACTTGCGATCAAGAACTGTGATACTATTCAACGTGCAGGCGAGCTTGTCTACCGTGGTCTTGTGTCAGCCATGTGCCACCCTTGAGCGGCCTCGTTGGTTTCAGTGGAATGGAACAGACCGTCGCCATTCTCAGGCGGATGCGATCCAGTTCGCGCTGGCTGACTGGCGGCAGATTGAGGCCACCACCTCATACCGGCAGTTCGAGCGAGTTATAGCATCGGTGGTCCCGTGAACGGGGAGAAGGAAGAAGGGAGCCTTACGCCGTCTTCTCGTCCAGCAGGCCGGAGACGAAATCGAACAGACCGGGCCGGCGGTCCCGCCGCAATCGTTCGGCGACGACAATGCCGCGCACCTCGGCGAAGGCCCGGTCGAGATCGTCATTGACGATGACGAAATCATATTCCTTCCAGTGCTCGATCTCATTGCGGGCGTTCTTCAGCCGCGTCTCGATCACCGCTTCCTGGTCCTCGGCGCGGCGTTTCAGCCGCGCCTTCAGTTCCTTCATCGAGGGCGGCAGGATGAAGATCGAAACGATATCGGCACGCATCTTCTCCTTGAGCTGCTGGGCGCCTTGCCAGTCGATGTCGAACAGCATGTCGCGGCCTTGCGCCAGCGCCAGTTCCGCGGGTTCGCGCGGTGTCGCATAGCAATTGCCGTGCACCTCCGCCCACTCGAGCAGCGCGTCGGAATCGCGCAGCCGCTCGAACTCGCGCATGGTGCGGAAATGGTAGTGAACCCCCTCGATCTCCGAGCCGCGGCGCGGCCTAGTGGTGACCGATACCGACAATTCGAGGCTGGAATCGCTTTCCAGGAGATTGCGCGCGATCGTCGACTTGCCGGCACCGGATGGCGACGACAGGACGAGCATCAGCCCCCGGCGGCGAATGCGGCCCCCCAAATCCCTGGGAACCATCGGTTCCTTGGCAACCATCGGCTACTCCAGATTCTGTACCTGTTCACGAAACTGGTCGACCACGGCCTTCAGCTCCAGCCCGATCGCGGTGACGGCCGCGGCGTTCGACTTCGAGCACAGCGTATTCGATTCGCGGTTAAATTCCTGTGCCAGAAAATCGAGCTTACGGCCGACGGCGCCGCCACCCCCAAGCAGGGCCCGGCCAGATGCGACATGCGTTTTCAGCCGGTCGATCTCTTCGCGAATATCAGCCTTGGTCGCAAGGAATGCCGCCTCCATATGCAGCCGGCTGGCGTCCAGATTGGCGGACGCGTCCATCAGCAGCCTGACCTGCTCGGCGATGCGTTCACGGATCGCCGCGGTGTCGCGTGAGGGGTCCGCCTCCGCGCGCAACGTCAGTGCCTCGATGGCATCGATG is part of the Mesorhizobium loti genome and encodes:
- the gmk gene encoding guanylate kinase; translation: MVPRDLGGRIRRRGLMLVLSSPSGAGKSTIARNLLESDSSLELSVSVTTRPRRGSEIEGVHYHFRTMREFERLRDSDALLEWAEVHGNCYATPREPAELALAQGRDMLFDIDWQGAQQLKEKMRADIVSIFILPPSMKELKARLKRRAEDQEAVIETRLKNARNEIEHWKEYDFVIVNDDLDRAFAEVRGIVVAERLRRDRRPGLFDFVSGLLDEKTA